The Metabacillus litoralis genome contains a region encoding:
- a CDS encoding bile acid:sodium symporter family protein, translated as MQILEKISKAAGNTFAIWVIIFAVLAFFIPGGFTWIAPHIALLLGIIMFGMGLTLSLQDFKAVFQAPKSVLLGVVAQFTIMPLLAFLLATVFQLQPEVAVGVILVGCCPGGTASNVITFLAKGNTALSVAVTSISTLLAPILTPALTLLFASKWLPVSAGSLFLSIVQIVLIPIILGIVVKLLFKKQVEKSVTVLPLISVIGIVAVASAVVAVNAEKIAETGLLIFTIVVLHNLLGLLLGFVLAKALKLNFADQKAISIEVGMQNSGLGAALAVAHFSPLSAVPSAIFSVWHNISGPLLATWWGKKMEQESHLEMTTDNSKKA; from the coding sequence ATGCAAATTTTAGAAAAAATTAGTAAGGCTGCTGGAAACACTTTTGCAATTTGGGTCATTATTTTTGCTGTGTTAGCGTTTTTTATTCCTGGTGGCTTTACTTGGATTGCCCCTCATATTGCACTATTATTAGGTATTATCATGTTTGGAATGGGGCTAACTTTATCTCTGCAAGATTTTAAAGCAGTGTTTCAAGCACCAAAAAGTGTTCTATTAGGTGTTGTTGCACAGTTTACGATTATGCCTTTACTGGCTTTTTTACTTGCTACAGTTTTTCAGTTACAACCTGAAGTTGCTGTTGGAGTAATCTTGGTAGGCTGTTGTCCTGGTGGGACAGCATCTAATGTTATTACATTTTTAGCGAAAGGAAATACAGCATTATCTGTTGCTGTAACGTCAATTTCAACATTACTTGCACCAATTTTAACACCAGCTCTTACACTTTTGTTTGCTAGTAAATGGCTGCCGGTTTCTGCTGGTTCCTTATTTTTATCAATTGTTCAAATCGTACTCATTCCAATTATTTTAGGGATTGTTGTGAAGCTATTATTTAAAAAGCAAGTTGAAAAAAGTGTAACTGTTTTACCTCTAATATCTGTAATAGGAATTGTTGCGGTTGCTTCAGCTGTAGTTGCTGTGAATGCAGAGAAAATTGCAGAAACAGGTCTTTTAATCTTCACCATTGTTGTTCTACACAATTTACTAGGCCTTTTATTAGGATTTGTATTAGCAAAAGCATTAAAATTAAACTTTGCAGATCAAAAAGCTATCTCTATTGAAGTCGGTATGCAAAATTCCGGGCTTGGTGCAGCTTTAGCTGTTGCACATTTTTCCCCATTATCTGCCGTTCCAAGTGCGATTTTCAGTGTTTGGCATAATATATCAGGTCCTTTACTCGCTACATGGTGGGGGAAAAAAATGGAGCAAGAATCTCATTTAGAAATGACTACTGACAATTCAAAAAAGGCATAA